Below is a genomic region from Oceaniferula marina.
GTGTGAGTGCAAACCTCACCTGAAGCACGACAAAGCCGGGATTCTTTCCATGGCCAATGCCGGCCCCAACACGAACGGTTCGCAGTTTTTCATCACCCATGGAGCGACGCCTCACCTGGATGGTAAACACACCGTGTTTGGCGAAGTGACCGAAGGTCAGGATGTGGTGGATGCGATTGCTCAGGGCGATACCATCGAATCGATCGAGATTCACGACAGCACCGACGCCTTGTTTGCTGCGCAGTCCGGCCGCGTTTCCGATTGGAATACGGCTCTGTCCTAAGGAATTGCGATATGAATTTATTTCAAGGGGTGTGGATGCCGGGCGGCATGTCACGCCCCTTTTGTTTTTCTTCGGTTGAAAAATAGGAGATTGGTGGGAGAATGGCATGTCCTTGAAACGAGGACTCAAGCGACCCTCAATCGCCCCCGAGCGACACTCAAGTAACACCCAACAACCATGATTTACCTGCTTTCTCCGGCCAAGACACTGGATTACGATTCCGATGTTCCCTCGCTGCGTGGAACGATGCCCCGATTTCTTGACCATTCCGAGCAATTGGTCGAGGTGATGCGCACGATGTCAGCGGAGGATTTGCAGTCCTTAATGGGGATCTCGCCCAAGCTGGCCGAGGTGAATGTGGAGCGCTTTGCCTCGTGGAAGCCGGATTACTCAAAGGCCGAATCCAGACAGGCTATTTTGGCTTTTAAAGGGGGCGTCTATCAGGGGCTTGCTGTGGAAGCGTGGGCAAAGGAAGACTTTGCCGAAGCCCAGAAGTCGTTACGGATTTTATCAGGATTATACGGAGTGCTTCGACCTCTGGATTTGATGTTGCCATATCGTTTGGAAATGGGAAAAAAGGTGGCGACCGAGAGGGGGGCGAACCTGTATCGATTTTGGGGCGATTTGTTGACCCAGAGTTTGAACAAGGAGCTCAAAGGGCCTGACGATGCGATTGTAAATCTGGCATCCAACGAGTATTTTTCTGCTCTGCAGCCGAAGGACTTAAAGGCTCCGGTGCTGACTCCGGTGTTCAAGGATTGGAAAAACGGCAAGCTGAAGGTGATTTCTTTTTATGCCAAAAAGGCACGAGGTCAGATGGCAGCCTGGGCGATTTGCAAGAAGCTGACAACTCCTGACGAGTTGAAGGCCTTTACCGGAGGGGGCTATGCCTACGATGCTTCCCTGAGTGATGCGTCCTCGTTTGTCTTCACCCGGGGCGAAGCGTAACTCGGGATACCTCTGATAGGTGGCGAGACTGGCGTTTCATCGCGGAGCCTTTTTTGCCTTTTATTATTTCGCCTCGAAGCCTTAAATCACGGCGCTTCACCGGAGCGGTCAAAGGATGCAGTGGTATTACATAAAGGGAGGTAAAAAGGCAGGGCCGATCGCGGCAGCGGAAATCAAAGCCATGTATAAGTCCGGTCGCTTGGCTGGCAGTGATCAGGTCTGGAAGGTGGGGATGGATAACTGGCTTCCACTCGATCAGGTCGATGAGTTGAGCGTTTCTCCAGCCCCTGCAATGCCGTCCCTTTCCGGCACACCCTTGGCGCCTCCCGAACCCGTGGCACTGGAACCTTATCAACGTCCCCGAAGACCAGAGAGCGACGGGCTGATGCCCAAAAGCCATGTGGATTCAGATATTCCCACTTACCTATGGCAGTCGATCGTCGTGACCTTGATGTGCTGCCTTCCTCTGGGAATTGTCGCCATTGTTTATGCTTCCAAGGTGGACAGCCTGAAGTACGCGGGGGATATGATGGGCGCCCGCCACGCCTCCGAAACCGCAGGCAAATGGTGTGCCATTGCCTTTGGTGTTGGCGTGTTGGGGGTTGTGATTTATCTGGTGATGATGATGGGGCTCCTTGCCGGCGGCCTATGAGGATGCCAGCTCCCGCATCAGGGCTTTGTTCAGGCGGATCCCGGCTTCAAAGTTCTCGATCCAGTAGTTTTCGTTGGGGGCGTGGATCTGGCAGTCGGGTAATGCCAAGCCCAGCATCAGGGACTCCACGCCGAGAATCTCTTTCATGTCCTGAATGATCGGTATGGACCCACCCTCGCGGATGAGCACGGGGTCAACACCAAAGGCCTCCTTAAGCGCGGCCTGGCCGGCTTTGCCATTCTCTGAATGCGGGTCGGCGAAAAAGGGTTTGCCATCGTGACCGATTTCCACATCGACGGTGACCCCCTTCGGACAGTGCTTGAGCAGGTGCGCTTTGACCTTGCGCATGATGTCCGCCGGTTCCTGGTCGGGCACCAGACGGAAGGAGAACTTGGCCATGGCTTTGGCAGGGATCACGGTTTTCGATCCTTCGCCTTGGTAGCCGCCGCCGATGCCGTTGACTTCAGCTGTCGGGCGGGCCCAGAGTCGTTCCGACGAGCTATACCCGGGTTCTCCAAAGGTTTCCGGCGAACCCGTGATGGCCAGGGTGTCCTCATCACTGACTCCCGGGACTTTTGCCCACATGTCCCGCTCCCATTGCTCGAGTGGGCGGACGTCATCGTAAAAACCGTCGATGGCAATCCGGCCATCGGCATCGTGTAGTGAGGCGACCAATCGGGCGACTGCGGTTGCGGGGTTGGCAACGGCGCCGCCATAGACACCGGAGTGCAAGTCTCCGCTGGGGCCATGGACGGTGACTTCGCAGCAGGTGATACCCCTCAGGCCATACCCCATGGTGGGCACGCCCTTGGCGACCATGCCGGTATCTGATACCGCGATGACGTCGCAGGCGAGTGCTTCTTTATGTTTTTCGAGGAAGGGGACGAGGTTCGGGCTGCCGATTTCTTCTTCTCCTTCGAAAAGCAGGATGAGGTTGACCGGGAGTTCTCCATGATCCTGAAGGGTTTCTTCAACACCGAGCACGTGCGCGAGCATTTGGCCTTTGTTGTCGGTGGAGCCGCGGCCCCAGATCCGGCCCTCTTTGATGACGGGTTCAAAGGGATCGGTGTCCCAGAGTTCGACCGGGTCCACGGGTTGGACGTCGTAGTGGCCGTAGATCATCAGTGTTTTTTTATCCGCTTGGTGGGTGTTGCGAGCGGTGACGATCGGGTGCCCGGGCGTTTCATGCAGTTCGGTATCCAGCCCCATGCTGCGGAGTTTTTCGATCAACCAATGGGCGCAGGCGCGGACGTCGCCACGATGTTGGGAGTCGGTCGAGATGCTGGGAAATCGGAGAAAGGCAAAAAGGTCTTCGAGCTGCGGAGTCATGCTCTATGATTGGCAATCCTGAGGGCTGCCGACAAGGAGATAATCGGAGAGATTGGCCATGTCGGGAAAGATGGCATTCTAACTTGAAAGATGGGGGGGATCTCATCTGTAATACAGGGAAGGTATCACGGCACGCAACATGATGAAATTGGAAGAGAGTAAAAGGCGGTTTTTCGGCTGGAAAAAAATGAAGCATTGGATTGTCAGCTGCACGGTTTTGAGTGTGCTGCTCTTACTGATGTTGGTGTTCAAGGAGTCGTGGCAGGAGCCCGCTCAGATCTTGGTGTTTGCCGGCATGTTCCATCCGGTTTTTTTGCACTTGCCGATCGGGATGTTGGTGATTGTGGTGTTGATGGAGGTGATTGCCCGGATGCGCGGTCGGAAGTCCCATGCCACGATGCCGCTGGCGATGTCCGCGCTCACCTCGGTGATCGCTGTGGTGTTTGGCTACATCCTGATGCGTTCCAACACCTACCCGGAGGATTCCATCGATGCGCACTTGTGGAGTGGGGTGATTTTCACGGTGATCCTGATTTGGACCTTGTTTTTCAAGTTGCGCTACAATGAAACCGGCAGGGGGCAGCGAACATACTGGGTGCTTTTATTTCTCAGTACCGCTTTGATGTTTGCGACCGGGCATTACGGCGGGGTGATTACCCACGGCGATCCTCTGGATGCAGCCCCATGGAATCAGAAAAACGACCGCAAGCAAAAGCGGGGGCAAGGGGTGCAGATGCAGGCGGGGGCAGGTTTGGGCCAACAGTTGGTGTATGAAGATATCGTCATCCCGATTCTGGAGAATAAATGTTACAACTGCCACGGGCCGAAAAAAAGCAAAGGGCGGCTACGCATGGACAGCTATGAAGCGATGCTTGAAGGAGGGGATGAGGGACCGTGTCTGGTGCCCGGCGATCCTAAGAAAAGCTTGATGATTGAGCTGATCCATCTTCCGGAAGATGATGAGTTCCGCATGCCACCCGAGGATAAACCTCAATTGACCGATGCCGAAACCAAGGTGATCACCTGGTGGGTCGAAATGGGAGCTCCCCAGCAGACGAAATTAGAATCCTTGGAATTGCCCGACCCCGTTCGCTCGGCTTTACAGCAGTTGTTTGGAGCGAAGGCAGATAAGCCGTCTGGCAAACCAGCAGCAACAAAGCCGGATGCCGACGCTCCCGACCCCGCACAAATCAAACAAAAGTACGCCGAGACGGTAGCCAAGCTTCAGCAGAAGTTCCCTGGGAGCCTGACCTGGCTATCCCGGGGGGATGCCCACTTGTCATTGAACGTTGCCAGTGTCCGCGAGCGTTTCAACGATGAGGATTTGGCCTTGTTTCGAGACCTTGCTCCGCTCCTGTCCCGGGTGGATTTGACGGCGGCCTCGATCAGTGACGATTCAGCCCCTATCCTGGCATCGATGATTTCGCTGACATCCTTGCGACTGTCGGAAACCAAGGTGAGTGACCAGACGGTAGCGGCGCTGACCGGCTTGAAGCAGTTGGAGTCCTTGAGCCTTTATGGCACGGAGGTCAGTGACCAAGGTGTGATGCAGCTCGCTGCGATGACACAGCTGAAACATCTTTATCTTTGGCAAAGCAAGGTGACCCATGATGGGATACAGGCCTTGCAGGCGAAGCTTCCCGATTGCGAAATCTCCATCGGAAGTCAAAGCCCCCAACCTTAGTTTTTACATTCAGATCAAGTATGAAACCTCTACAACCCCTCGCAGCTTTTCTCCTATTTGTACCTAGTAGCCTGATTGCCCATGAAGGCAAGCATGACGCTCCGGCAAAGCCAGCTCTGGACACCCCGGTGTTGACCGGTAACGGTGAACATCGCTTTATGACCGCCCCCCGTTGGGCAAAGATGCCGGACGGTCGTTCCATTGGACCGACGCACGGAGGCGTGGCTGTCGGACCTCAAGGGAACATCTACGTTAGCACGGATGCGAAACATGCCCTCTGTGTGTTTCGCCCTGACGGATCCCATTTGAAAAATATCGCGCCAGATTGTGTTGGCCTGCATTCCTTGGTGATGCATGAACAGGGAGGGAAACATTTTCTCTATGGCGCGCACCTGAAAGGCAAGAGGGTGGTGAAGCTGGATCTCGATGGGAAGCTCATCATGAGTCTGCCAGCGCCGGGAAGTGATGATGTTCCAGGCGGTTTCAAGGGCGTGACCGCCGTTGCTGTTGCTCCGGACGATTCGATCTATGTCGCCGTCGGATACGGGTCGAATTTGATTCATAAGTTTTCGCCAGAAGGAAAACTGATCAAAAGCATCGGGGGCAAAGGAGGTGGAGAAGGAAAGTTTAAAACCTGCCACGGACTGGCTGTGGATTTGCGATTTGGAGCCCCTCGCTTGTTAGTGGCGGATCGGGAGAACCGGCGTTTGGTTCACCTGGACCTCGAGGGCAATTGGCTGGGGGTGTATGCTTCCCATTTGCGCCGTCCCTGTGCCATCGATTTCCACGGTGAGTATTGTGCCGTGGCAGAGCTGGAGGGGCGGGTCACCATTCTTTCGAAACAGGGAGCTCCCTTGGCTTTTCTCGGTGATAACCCAAACCGGAAGCAGTGGGCAAAATTTCCAGTCCCGGTAGCGAACTGGCAGGAGGGGGTGTTTACCGCGCCTCATGGCTTGGCCTATGACGCCGAAGGTCGTCTCTACGTGCAGGATTGGAATGCCACCGGCCGGGTCACCAAACTGGTGCCGGTTGAACGATAGAAGATGAGAGCATTTTGGGTCAGTGGCAAGCGGCAGAGGGCTTGGCCCTGCCTGTTCCTGATCCGGGGCTTCTTGATATTGGCCGGGGTAAGCGCCTGTGGCCAGGCTGCTGAGTTATGGGAGCTGCCACCTTTACGCTACTCCCAGACAAAGCCGAACGACCCGCTTGCTCGCTTGGTTGCCGATGTGCAGGCTGGGAAAAAATCGTTGCCAGTCAAGGATACCAAGTCGCTATTGTTAGCCTTGTTGCGAGAGCTTGATATTCCGGTGGAATCCCAGGTGCTTGTTTTTTCCAAAACGAGTAAACAAGTTTCACTGATCAGTCCGGGGAATCCGAGGGCGATTTATTTTTCCGATAATGCCTACCTTGCCTGGGTTCCCGGCGGAAGTATTGAGGCGATTGTGCATGATCCGGTCTTAGGCCCCGTCTTTTATGAGGTGATGCCTTCCGCAGAGGATGGGCATATCAGCCTGCAGCGGTCGGGGAGTTGCCTGGCATGCCATATCCACCAAGGAGGAAGCCTCGGGCTGACCCTGAGGTCGACCAAGACCGCTCGATCCGGAACTCCGGGAGCGGTGGTGGATCACGCTGTGAACCACCGGACTCCTTACCAAAAACGTTGGGGGGGATGGTATGTGACCGGTCGCTTGGATGGAATGAAGCACTTGGGGAATTGGGCTGGAGGACAAGCGCTGGATCTTGATCGGCAAGTGCCGGCTGGTCGCTATCCTCACGCCGGCAGTGATGTGTTGGCTCTGATGTTACTGGACCACCAAGCCCGGATGTATAGTTTGTTGGTCAGGGCGAAAATGCACTATCAGAGAGCCTTGTGGCTGGAGAAGGCGCTGGCCCATCAGGGAGGAAGTGCCCCCGGGGGAGAGACCAGTGCTTCGGCTCGTTTGGCGGATAGGATGGCGGAGGAAATTCTGAGCTGTTTGCTTTTTGCCAATGAGGCGGAGTTGCCGGGTGACGGCGTACAGGCTTCGGCTTCCTTTCAGCGGGCTTTTCAAGGTCAGGGTCGGCTTCCAGCAGGCAATCAAGAGGCTGTAGCAAGCCCGACTTTTTCGCTCAGGGATCTGAGGTTATACAAGCGTATTTTCAAGTACCGCTGCTCCTACATGATTTATTCTGATGGTTTCCGGGATTTGCCTGCGGAGCTTAAGTCGCGGGTGATGAGTCGACTCTATCAAGTGCTCGAGGGCAAGGATACCAGTGGCGCATATGATTACCTTGGCGCACGGGAGCGGAGCCGGATTTTACAGATATTGAATCAGACGCTTGTCGATGAGGATGAGGCGGCGGATGAGGCAGTGGATAAGTGATGGGGGGATTAGGCATCAACAAAAAGGATGTCCTTGCGTCGTGATTCGGGGGTGACTTTGAGGTGTTTCATTTTTCCTTTATGAATCGATCCCTCGATGATGGTGTTGTATGGGGCGTGGAGCTTGAATGTGCAGTTCCAGTCTGCGGGGAGGGCAGGATTGAGGAAGATTTTTCGCGAATACGGGTCCGGCTGCATGATCATGGATTGAACGGCCTTCATCATCACGCCACCATGATCCTGATCCGGAGTCCAATCGTAGTTAGGTCCCCAGAAGGCGGGAAATCGACAACTCTTATCATAATTCTTGCAGCGCTTTACGAGGTAGTCGCGCGATTCCTCCCGCAGGCCGAGATAGGTCATAAAGAGGTTGTCTTGCCTCCATCCGGAGGTCCCTTTGTCCCAGCGGTGTTGCAGAGCATTCAATCCAAGGGCTGCGTTGCCTTTTTCGAATGAGCAAAGTCTGAATGGAAAAACAGCGTAGAGTTCTGGGTTTTCCACATTGCGTTTGCTGGCAAAGCGGGTGGCCGGAGCCAAGGCCGATTTCTCACCAATTTGACGGATGGGTAGCGGGGCTAGCTTACTTTGGAATTTACGGTAAAACGCACGATGCTCGTTGTTGAGGGTATTTGTCGGCAGGGAAAGAAGACGCTGGGTGATGGCGTGAAGTCCCGCCACCTCAGGCATCGGGTTGGTGCAGTCCCACCAGGTTTCACATGCCATCGACGGGTGCATGACCAGTTCTCCCTGCTTGTTGGTTTCGTAATGTTGGTCAAAGAATTGAACCACCTCATAGGCAAGCGGTAGGATCTTTTGTTTGAGGAACTCATCATCTTGGGTGTGGTCGAAGTAGTCGAGCATCATAAAGACAAGTTCGGGGCCAGCCACCCATTCCCACTTGTGCCAGCCGCTTTCTTGTAGTTTGTCTTTTCGTTCTTCGAAGGGTTGCCAGCCATAAGTCTGGGTGAACGTAGCTCCCCAGAAGTAGGTGCATTCCGAAAAGAAGGCTCCTCCATGTCCAAGGTATTTTTGGGTTCGGAACTTGTTGAGTTGAAAACAGTCCTCGGCATACATCTTGAACAAGGGCTGGAGTAGATCGAAGTCCCCGGATGCATACATACTCAAATACGGGAGGCGGGTATTTTGCCACCAAAATCCCGGGCCCCACCGACGATAATCAGGGTCACCCTTGAACGGAACGGTGAAAAGCGATCCGTTAAATTTGATCGGGTGCTTGCCCCGACCGGCACAGGCGTCGATAAAACGTTGCAGGGCATAGCTCTGGGATACCAGGCGGGCGTCATTTGTTTGCTCGAGTGTTGCCTGGTCAACTTGCTTACCATCCAGATAGAGTGCGATTTCGGCATTCTTTTCGTCGAAACGAACCGCAATGTGGTGCCATGTTCCAGGGGTGAGGCAGTCTTTTTGTTTTAAGATGCTATTGCCGTTGATGAGGCGCAGGCTCTTTCCCGGATAGGTATCCAAGAGAAAGCCATCGCTGCCGCCGGGTGTGATGTTATCGATAATTCTGCCCGTGCCCGCCCCGGCTTGAATCCAGGTTTCGAGCGTGAATGAGCCAGTCAGCTCTTTGTTGCTGATTCCTTCGAGGGTTCCTCCAAGAGGGGGATTTGTGACCGAGACGAGTGCCTTGGCTTGGGCTCGTTGGGTGTGCTGTTTGGCGGCTGCTAGCTGGCGGATTTGATCTTCTGGCAGGGCATGTGGGATGAGGCTGACTCTGCCAACTTTACCATCGAAGCGGTTGTGTCCGGCTTGATCCGCTCCGAGTTTCACTGGATGTTGATTGACGGGGCTTAGTCGCTTGGGACTGGTGTCTGCTGTTGCGAGGTGGATCCAGCTGCGCGACCAGAATGAGCTCCACCATGTTAGGTGATCTTTTTTTCGTTGATCCAGCGTTAGTTTTTGGATGTCTTGGGCCATACCTTGGATCTTGCCGAGCCATTGCTTTGGGGTCGATGGTTGCTGGGTGAGCAGCGTGACCGAGAGCTGGCTGTTGGTCTTGGGTGGTATGACGAGCGTTGTGTCGTTTACCCGTTTGCCATCCGGGCTGGTGATCAGCCCTCCAAACGTCCGGTGCAGAATCGGGTCCTCTTTAAGGTATTCCGACAGCCCTTGCAGGCGGTTCGACATCTCAAAGCCGTCGGATTTGAGATTGTGGTGGTACCAGGCGACCTGATTGGTGAGGCCGGGGACAATGGTGTCGGGTTCGATGATCACTTCTTTTGCCAGCTTGTTTTTTTGAGATCGCTTTTCCTGAAGGTCACTGACCTGGCCAAGAGGGTAGGCTTTTTTCTCTGTTCGCCAGAGCTCCAGCTTGGCGGTCATTTTAAGTGGCTGTGAGCTATTTTGTTCGATCTGAATGTTCGGGTTGTTGGCATCGATCCATACCGATAGCTTGGTTTGTTGCTCGGGTCTGTTGGAGGTGATCGTGATGCACCCTTGTTGCAGGTCGAGCCTCTGGTTGAAGGTGTCACCAGGTTTGAAGATGGCGGGATCGCAGGTGACTCTGATTTTGCCTACTTTCAGGAGTCGGCCGTTGTCTCCCCAGGCATCGGATTTACTGATGTAGAGTAGGAGGTCGCCGTTGGGTTCAACCCAGACGTTGGCTCCGATGTCACCATTTCCAATGGGCATACTGCCTGATGCGTTCGCACTTGGGCTATCCCAAACGACATCATAGTTGGGCGTGTTTTGATCAGGAGCAGCGCTAAGGGTGCCACCGAGAATCAGGGGCAGGCAGGGGAGCAAAGAGAATAATTTTTTCGTCATGGCTTGTGATGAGTATCAGATGAGTATGGCTTCAGTGATTATACGTCTGTATTTCATAAGTATCATAGTGAATATCACCTATTTTTTTGGACAAATCGCAGATTGTGTTCATTTTGACCTTGTTGTTACGTTTTGATGCATTGAATGAAATTGGAAATAAGTCACTTAAGCATAGATACCTATGCCTTTGATAAGGTCGAGGTTGGGAAATGGTGGGATTTTAAAAATCACATCAGCCCATTTGCCCGCATTTTTCTGGTGGATGCAGGAAAGCAGGAGGTTTCTTTTCATGGGAAAACCTATCACCATCAGCGGGATAGTTTGGCTTTGATTCCTCCATACACTCCGGTGGACTACTATTGTGCTGATGTTTGCAGTCAGTATTACTTCATTTTTACATGTCGGCTTGAGAATGGAAAAGACCTCTTCACCGACTGCCGGTTTCCGTATCTACTATCGGCTGACGCTTTGAGTCACGAGTTATGCCAGCATCTACATCGTCAATTGCCGGGGTTCGGGCTGAGCAATGTCGATGCGGATTCCGAAGATTTTAATCACATGATTTTCCGTTCGCAATTGGCGGGGCTGAGTTTACAACAAAAGCTGGTGCTACAGGGGACGGTGGGATTGCTGCTGTCGCGTTTTGCCGCTGATGCCCAGAGGAGTGAGCAGTTGATTCGGTTTTCGAAGTCGTTTCAGTTTATCGAAACCCACCTTGGTGAGGATTTGAGTCTGGCGGTGCTTGCAGATCTGGAGGGGGTGAGTAAGACGTATTTTTCAGATCAGTTTTATGAGCATTCGGGTGTCCGACCATCTGAGTATATCGCTCATAAAAGAGAAGTCAGAGCCCGCGAACTATTAGCCACCACTTTATTGAATATGAGTGAAATCGGTCATGCTATAGGCATTCCCGACCAGGCGTATTTCTGCCGATTCTTTAAAAAACGAACCGGCATCGCACCTAAAAAGTACCGTTTGGCGAACCTGATTGATGAGGGGGCCAAGGCCAGAGGTTTTCCTATCCGTTAGGATAGGATGCCGTGAACGACTTTTGATTTTTTGGTGATGTTACTCAGTCGTTGCTCTACACCCTGGGAGGGGTAGGTGAAATGGGTGTGGTCGAATCCGAGCTGGTGCAGCATGGTGGCGTGCAGGTCGTGAACGGACACCTTGTCGACGGTGGCCTCGTATCCGATAGGATCGGTTTCGCCGTAGGACATGCCGGGTTTGATTCCCCCTCCGGCCATCCAGACGGTGAAGGCTCCCGGGTTGTGGTCGCGACCGACAAATTTCATTTCCTGGCCGCCACGGTTTTCCCGCATCGGAGTGCGACCGAACTCGCCACCCCAGACGACGAGGGTGTCTTCTAACATTCCTCGCTGTTTGAGGTCTTGGATCAAGCCGGCAATGGCTTTGTCGACATTCAGGCATTGTCGTTTGAATCCGGAATTGATGGCTTCACTGGCGGCGGCCCCGTGGGAGTCCCAGCCCCAGTCGAAGAGTTGGATGTAGCGCACGCCACGTTCGGCGAGGCGGCGGGCTAACAGGCAATTATTGGCGAAGCTTTCTTTTCCTGGTTTTGCTCCGTAAAGTTCTTTGATGTGTTCGGGTTCGGATTTGATATCGAAGGCATCTGAGGCCTTCATTTGCATTCGGTATGCCATTTCATACTGGGCGATGCGGGTCAGGGTTTCGGGGTCTCCTGATTCTTCGTAGGCGGTCTGGTTGATTTCGGTGATGGCGTCCAGGGCGCGCCGGCGCAGGGAGGAATCGATGCCTTTTGGGTTGGAGAGGTAGAGCACCGGATCACCTTCGGACCGGCATTGGACCCCCTGATAGACCGAGGGCAGGTAGCCGCTTCCCCAGACGGACTTGCCGGCCGAGGGAGTTTTTCCTCCTGAAACGAGGACCATGTATCCTGGCAGGTTCTGGTTGTCTGTCCCCAGGCCGTAGGTCACCCAGGATCCGATGGACGGGGCTCCAAGGTTCTGGCTGCCGGTATGCATCAGTAACTGGGCGGGGGCGTGGTTGAACTGATCCGTATGCATGGATTTGATGATGCAGAGCTCATCGATGACTTTTTCCAAGTGAGGCATGCGGTCGGAGATCCACTGGCCGGATTCACCGGCACGGTGGAATGGAAACTGCGCACCGAGCATTTTGGGCACGCCCTGGATGAAGGCGAATTTTTTCCCTTCAAGAAATTCTTTCGGGCACTCTTTGCCATCGAGTTTTTGCAGTTCCGGTTTGTAGTCGAAGAGTTCCAGTTGGCTCGGGGCTCCCGCCATGTGGAGGTAAATAACACGTTTGGCTTTAGGCGCAAAATGGGGCACGGTGGGCGCCAGCGGGGTGGTGGGGTCACGGACAATCCCGTGGTCTTCAGAAATCCCCCATGCCTTTCCCATGACGGAAGACAGCCACATGCCTCCGAGGCCCGTGGTGCAGTTTTTGAGAAAATGTCGACGCGTCTTGAGTTGAAGGCCGTCGTGATGAAGCTGTTGGAAAAGGTTCACGGATAAAGTTGTCGGGTGGAGGTTATTTGGTGAGTGCCTCGTCGGTGTTGAGGAT
It encodes:
- a CDS encoding DUF1501 domain-containing protein, whose protein sequence is MPSSTPTRHSPNNLHPTTLSVNLFQQLHHDGLQLKTRRHFLKNCTTGLGGMWLSSVMGKAWGISEDHGIVRDPTTPLAPTVPHFAPKAKRVIYLHMAGAPSQLELFDYKPELQKLDGKECPKEFLEGKKFAFIQGVPKMLGAQFPFHRAGESGQWISDRMPHLEKVIDELCIIKSMHTDQFNHAPAQLLMHTGSQNLGAPSIGSWVTYGLGTDNQNLPGYMVLVSGGKTPSAGKSVWGSGYLPSVYQGVQCRSEGDPVLYLSNPKGIDSSLRRRALDAITEINQTAYEESGDPETLTRIAQYEMAYRMQMKASDAFDIKSEPEHIKELYGAKPGKESFANNCLLARRLAERGVRYIQLFDWGWDSHGAAASEAINSGFKRQCLNVDKAIAGLIQDLKQRGMLEDTLVVWGGEFGRTPMRENRGGQEMKFVGRDHNPGAFTVWMAGGGIKPGMSYGETDPIGYEATVDKVSVHDLHATMLHQLGFDHTHFTYPSQGVEQRLSNITKKSKVVHGILS
- a CDS encoding helix-turn-helix transcriptional regulator codes for the protein MKLEISHLSIDTYAFDKVEVGKWWDFKNHISPFARIFLVDAGKQEVSFHGKTYHHQRDSLALIPPYTPVDYYCADVCSQYYFIFTCRLENGKDLFTDCRFPYLLSADALSHELCQHLHRQLPGFGLSNVDADSEDFNHMIFRSQLAGLSLQQKLVLQGTVGLLLSRFAADAQRSEQLIRFSKSFQFIETHLGEDLSLAVLADLEGVSKTYFSDQFYEHSGVRPSEYIAHKREVRARELLATTLLNMSEIGHAIGIPDQAYFCRFFKKRTGIAPKKYRLANLIDEGAKARGFPIR